GCCATGGCTAAAATCTGCTCTGCTGCTCCATGCAGCAGAACCACCCCAGTTTCAGTGCCTTTGGGGCCTTTCACATTCCTTCTGCATGCGACAAGTTTTGGCCCTTGTACTGAAACATTAAAATGCAGGCTcctaaacttattttttattttatttcaggaaTGATGACGTGCAGCAATGGGACAAGTGTCTGCACAAGATTTCTGATGTGGTTTCTTCTACTGTATATGTTTGTAAGGAAGGTGCTACCTGAAGACGACATTATAGTTACTACTAAGAAAGGAAAAGTAAGAGGGATTCACTTGCCCGTACTTGGGGGAACTGTGACGGCCTTTCTGGGAATTCCTTATGGCGAGCCACCACTTGGTAGACTACGATTCAAAAAACCAGAACCCCGCAACAAGTGGACAGAGATTTGGGATGCCACAAAACATGCAAACTCTTGTTATCAGAATATAGATAAAACTTTCCCTGGATTCCCTGGGTCAGAGATGTGGAATCCAAACACTAACCTTAGTGAAGACTGCTTATACCTCAATGTATGGGTTCCTTCTCCAAAACCCAAAAATGCAACTGTCATGGTATGGATTTATGGGGGTGGATTTCAATCAGGGACATCTTCTTTACCTATCTATGATGGTAAATTTCTGGCACGTGTTGAAAGAGTCATTGTAGTTTCAGTGAACTACAGAACAGGGGCACTAGGATTCTTGGCTTTACCGGGAAACCAGGAAGCTCCAGGAAATGCAGGTTTATTTGATCAAAGGTTAGCACTTCAGTGGGTCCAGGAGAACATAGctgtctttggtggcaattctaAAAGTGTGACTTTATTTGGAGAGAGTGCTGGGGCTGCTTCTGTTAGCTATCATATCCTTTCTTCTGAAAGCCATCCTCTTTTCACAAGAGCCATTATGCAAAGtggctctgctaatgccccatgGGCCACACTAACCCATTCCGAGGCAAGGATGAGAACTTTGACTTTAGCTAAACTACTCAGCTGCTCAGGTAGCAATGATACAGACATAATTTTCTGTCTCCAAAACAAGGATCCCCAGGATATCCTCGAGAATGAAGTTTCTGTTTTAACACACAACTCTCTTTTAAAAGTATATTTCTGTCCCATAGTTGATGGTGATTTTCTCACTGAAATGCCACAAACATTGATCCAGCATGGGCTCTTTAAACAAACCCAACTCTTAGTGGGAGTTAACAAAGATGAAGGGACATCTTTTCTAGTGTATGGGGCACCTGGTTTCAGCAAAGATAATGATAGCCAGATCAATAAAACAGAATTTCAAGTAGGTTTAAGTGAATCCTTTCCAGAAGCAAGTGAACTTGGGGTGGAATCAATCATTTTTCACTACACAGACTGGGAAGATGAGCAGAACCCTGACAATTATCGTGATGCTATGGATGACATTATTGGGGATTACAATATCATATGTCCTGTAATGGAGTTCACAAAATTTTTTGCTCAACTAGGAAATAATGTATTCTTCTACTTCTTTGAACATCGGTCCTCAAAACTTGCTTGGCCAGAATGGATGGGAGTAATGCATGGTTATGAGATTGAGTTTATATTTGGATTACCTCTAGAGAGAAGAGTTAATTATACCAAAGCTGAAGAAATCTTGAGTAGATCCATATTGAGATACTGGGCAAGTTTTGCGAAAACGGGGTAAGTTTAAGTTTTGCTGGTTGATTTTTATATCAGATGCACAAACTAGAAATAATGATTCTGCAAATGAAGGGAAGCATTTCAAGCTGCAAAAACATAATACATACACCTCATACACACTATGGGTTAAATCCTGAccttattgaagtaaatggcaaaactctggTCGACTTAAGTGTGACTCACCCTAAGATTGAAATTCACCACAAAACCCAAAGAACAAAATTTTA
This region of Chrysemys picta bellii isolate R12L10 chromosome 9, ASM1138683v2, whole genome shotgun sequence genomic DNA includes:
- the BCHE gene encoding cholinesterase encodes the protein MMTCSNGTSVCTRFLMWFLLLYMFVRKVLPEDDIIVTTKKGKVRGIHLPVLGGTVTAFLGIPYGEPPLGRLRFKKPEPRNKWTEIWDATKHANSCYQNIDKTFPGFPGSEMWNPNTNLSEDCLYLNVWVPSPKPKNATVMVWIYGGGFQSGTSSLPIYDGKFLARVERVIVVSVNYRTGALGFLALPGNQEAPGNAGLFDQRLALQWVQENIAVFGGNSKSVTLFGESAGAASVSYHILSSESHPLFTRAIMQSGSANAPWATLTHSEARMRTLTLAKLLSCSGSNDTDIIFCLQNKDPQDILENEVSVLTHNSLLKVYFCPIVDGDFLTEMPQTLIQHGLFKQTQLLVGVNKDEGTSFLVYGAPGFSKDNDSQINKTEFQVGLSESFPEASELGVESIIFHYTDWEDEQNPDNYRDAMDDIIGDYNIICPVMEFTKFFAQLGNNVFFYFFEHRSSKLAWPEWMGVMHGYEIEFIFGLPLERRVNYTKAEEILSRSILRYWASFAKTGTPNGTQINGTRWPIFTTTEQKYLTLNTEASKIYTKLRAQQCRFWNVFFPKVLEMTGNIDEAEREWKAGFHRWNNYMMDWKNQFNDYTSKKESCAGL